One stretch of Bradyrhizobium canariense DNA includes these proteins:
- a CDS encoding YqaA family protein translates to MVVHRAMLKRIYDWCIDAAHKPYALWLMAGVAFAESSFFPVPPDVMLVPMSLARPQRAWLYAAICTVASVLGGILGYSIGALLYDSVGHWLINLYGLADKVESFRASYAEWGALIIIGKGLTPIPYKLVTIASGFAGYNIWLFVVCSIIARGGRFFIVAILLNRYGEWIRIRIERHLGLWVALGVAVLVLGFVIAFRML, encoded by the coding sequence ATGGTGGTTCATCGCGCCATGCTGAAACGAATTTACGACTGGTGTATCGACGCCGCGCACAAGCCCTACGCGCTCTGGCTCATGGCGGGGGTCGCGTTCGCGGAGAGCTCGTTTTTTCCCGTGCCGCCGGATGTGATGCTGGTCCCGATGTCGCTGGCGCGGCCGCAGCGGGCCTGGCTCTATGCCGCGATCTGCACCGTGGCATCTGTGCTGGGCGGCATTCTCGGCTATTCCATCGGCGCGCTGCTGTATGATTCCGTCGGACATTGGCTGATCAACCTCTACGGTCTGGCCGACAAGGTCGAGAGCTTCCGCGCTTCCTATGCCGAATGGGGGGCATTGATCATCATCGGCAAAGGCCTGACGCCGATCCCCTACAAGCTGGTGACAATCGCCTCCGGCTTTGCCGGGTACAATATCTGGCTGTTCGTCGTGTGTTCGATTATCGCCCGCGGCGGGCGCTTCTTTATTGTCGCGATCCTGCTCAACCGCTACGGCGAGTGGATCCGCATCAGGATCGAGCGTCATTTGGGACTGTGGGTGG
- the hisE gene encoding phosphoribosyl-ATP diphosphatase, translated as MSDSLERLYLAVIAAKDLDPAVSRTARLFQRGPAKMAKKLAEEAIEVVIDAVNGKPDAVIRESADLLYNLTVLWASCGVQPEDVWREMERREHMLGIAEKLPKSAVKMPRPPTPRVARRPIVALESRNLRKRH; from the coding sequence ATGAGTGATTCGCTTGAGCGGCTTTATTTAGCGGTGATCGCGGCCAAGGATCTCGATCCGGCGGTATCGCGAACCGCACGGCTGTTTCAGCGCGGCCCGGCCAAGATGGCCAAGAAACTGGCCGAAGAAGCCATCGAAGTCGTGATCGACGCCGTCAACGGCAAGCCGGACGCCGTGATCCGCGAGAGCGCCGACCTGCTCTACAACCTCACCGTTTTATGGGCATCATGCGGCGTACAACCCGAAGACGTGTGGCGGGAGATGGAACGGCGCGAGCACATGCTCGGAATTGCCGAGAAGCTGCCGAAATCGGCGGTGAAAATGCCGAGGCCTCCGACGCCCCGGGTCGCGAGGCGACCAATTGTCGCGCTCGAAAGCCGCAATCTGCGCAAGCGCCACTAA
- a CDS encoding ABC transporter substrate-binding protein, protein MRVNPTVARRWFLALFTGLLASACISAVDRLTAGEVKQPTAIQFSLDRPINAGAAPLVMAAADGLFGAEGLAVTTDIANGSAEAIARVAAGSSEFALVDINELIRFRGKSKAPHVKAVFVLFNQSPYAIVARKSRGIHALSDIEGKTLGVAEGDLSIRLWPALARHNGIKIANVTQSKLSAAVREPMLSAGQVDAVSGFSYLSAVNLRDRGVPADDLAVIRYADYGCEAYGFAVIVNPAFAAAKPEAVKGLLRALIAGTHIAIGEPKRSADEVASRIEEGSPEIELERLRAVISDNILTGEVKRNGIGGIDPARLERSIDQIAEDFKFEKRPSAADIFDDAFLPPLGGRLIN, encoded by the coding sequence ATGCGCGTAAATCCGACCGTGGCACGGCGTTGGTTTTTGGCTTTGTTCACAGGCTTGCTGGCTTCTGCCTGCATCAGTGCGGTCGACAGGCTGACCGCAGGCGAAGTGAAGCAACCCACCGCGATCCAGTTTTCGCTCGACCGGCCAATCAATGCCGGCGCTGCGCCGCTCGTGATGGCGGCGGCCGACGGTCTGTTCGGTGCGGAAGGCCTTGCGGTCACAACGGACATTGCGAATGGCTCTGCTGAGGCGATCGCGCGCGTCGCCGCAGGAAGCAGCGAGTTCGCCCTGGTCGATATCAACGAACTGATCCGCTTTCGAGGCAAATCCAAAGCACCGCACGTCAAGGCGGTATTCGTGCTGTTCAACCAGTCGCCCTACGCCATCGTCGCGCGCAAGAGCCGGGGCATTCACGCCCTCTCCGATATCGAAGGCAAAACACTCGGCGTCGCCGAAGGCGATCTCTCGATCCGGTTGTGGCCGGCGCTGGCGCGGCATAACGGGATCAAGATCGCAAACGTGACGCAAAGCAAGTTGAGCGCCGCGGTGCGGGAGCCGATGCTATCGGCCGGCCAAGTCGATGCCGTCAGCGGGTTTTCGTATTTGTCGGCGGTCAATTTGCGAGACCGCGGCGTTCCCGCCGATGACCTCGCGGTGATCAGATACGCCGACTATGGCTGCGAAGCCTACGGGTTTGCGGTCATCGTCAATCCGGCGTTCGCGGCGGCGAAGCCGGAAGCCGTGAAGGGCCTGCTGCGCGCGCTGATTGCCGGCACGCATATCGCCATCGGAGAGCCCAAGCGGAGCGCGGATGAAGTTGCAAGCCGGATCGAGGAAGGATCGCCCGAGATCGAGTTGGAACGCCTGCGCGCGGTGATCAGCGACAACATCCTCACCGGTGAGGTAAAGCGCAACGGCATCGGCGGCATCGATCCGGCCCGCCTCGAGCGGTCGATCGATCAGATTGCAGAGGATTTCAAGTTCGAGAAGCGTCCATCCGCAGCGGATATTTTCGACGATGCTTTCCTGCCTCCCCTCGGCGGCCGCCTGATCAATTAA
- a CDS encoding glucan ABC transporter ATP-binding protein/ permease: protein MSLLRLYTRVLELLGKEARLGWILAGANLLLAGAQFAEPVLFGRIVDVLSGKPAAAPFGTPSPWPLLAAWVAFGLFTIGCSATVALHADRLAHRQRQAVLTNYFEHIMQLPLTFHTGTHSGRLMKVMLNGTDSLWRLWLGFFREHFAAMMSLVVLLPLAFYINWRLASLLFVLCIVFTVLTTLVVRKTYGMQSEVEAHYSDLSARASDALGNVALVQSFVRIDAEVQGLRFVADKLLAVQMPVLSWWALVTVITRASTTITVLAIFTVGILLHERGLTSVGEIVMFVSFATMLIQKLEQVVGFINSVFMEAPRLQEFFNVLDAVPAVRDRPDAIDTGRLAGLVEFSDVSFSYDGKRPAVEDLSFMALPGQTIALVGPTGAGKSTAIALLHRAFDPQSGFIRIDGMDVRGLTLTALRRNIGVVFQEALLFNRSIADNLRVGKPDATEEEMRIAAGRAQALEFIERSERKFETNVGERGRMLSGGERQRLSIARALLKDPPILILDEATSALDAVTEARVNAALDEVMKGRTTFVIAHRLSTIRNATRILLFDNGRVIESGTFDELVAKGGRFAELARAQFMVQENASSAREPTAGSAAVTI from the coding sequence ATGTCCCTGCTTCGCCTCTACACGCGCGTTCTGGAATTGCTCGGCAAGGAAGCCCGGCTGGGCTGGATTCTCGCCGGCGCCAACCTGCTGCTGGCGGGTGCGCAGTTCGCCGAACCGGTGCTGTTCGGGCGCATCGTCGATGTCCTGTCCGGCAAGCCAGCAGCCGCCCCGTTCGGGACGCCGTCGCCGTGGCCGCTGCTGGCGGCCTGGGTGGCGTTCGGCCTGTTCACGATTGGTTGCAGCGCCACGGTCGCGCTGCACGCCGATCGGCTGGCGCACCGTCAACGCCAGGCGGTGCTGACAAATTATTTCGAACACATCATGCAATTGCCGCTGACCTTCCACACCGGCACCCATTCCGGCCGCCTGATGAAGGTGATGTTGAACGGCACCGATTCATTGTGGCGGCTGTGGCTCGGATTTTTCCGCGAACATTTCGCCGCGATGATGTCACTCGTGGTGCTGCTGCCGCTGGCGTTTTACATCAACTGGCGGCTGGCAAGCCTGCTGTTCGTCCTGTGCATCGTGTTCACGGTGCTGACGACGCTGGTGGTGCGCAAGACCTACGGCATGCAGAGCGAAGTCGAGGCCCATTACAGCGACCTCTCCGCGCGCGCCTCCGACGCGCTCGGCAATGTCGCGCTGGTGCAGAGCTTCGTGCGCATCGATGCCGAGGTGCAGGGCCTGCGCTTCGTCGCCGACAAGCTTCTGGCGGTGCAGATGCCGGTGCTGTCCTGGTGGGCGCTGGTCACGGTCATCACCAGGGCATCGACCACCATCACGGTGCTTGCGATCTTCACCGTCGGCATCCTGCTGCATGAGCGGGGCCTCACCTCGGTCGGCGAGATCGTGATGTTCGTGAGTTTCGCCACCATGCTGATCCAGAAGCTCGAGCAGGTGGTCGGCTTCATCAACAGCGTGTTCATGGAGGCGCCGCGGCTACAGGAATTCTTCAACGTGCTCGATGCCGTGCCTGCGGTCCGCGACCGCCCGGATGCGATCGATACCGGCCGGCTCGCGGGCCTGGTCGAGTTCAGCGACGTCTCGTTTTCCTATGACGGCAAGCGGCCGGCGGTCGAAGACCTTTCCTTCATGGCGCTGCCCGGCCAGACCATCGCGCTGGTCGGTCCGACCGGGGCGGGCAAATCGACCGCGATCGCGCTGCTGCATCGCGCCTTTGATCCGCAATCGGGCTTTATCAGGATCGACGGCATGGATGTCCGCGGCCTGACGTTGACGGCGTTGCGCAGGAATATCGGCGTGGTGTTTCAGGAAGCGCTGCTGTTCAACCGCTCGATCGCCGATAATTTACGCGTCGGCAAGCCCGATGCGACGGAAGAGGAAATGCGCATCGCGGCGGGCCGCGCCCAGGCGCTGGAATTCATCGAACGCAGCGAACGGAAATTCGAAACCAATGTCGGCGAGCGCGGACGGATGCTGTCCGGCGGCGAGCGTCAGCGGTTGTCGATCGCACGGGCGCTGTTGAAGGATCCGCCGATCCTGATCCTCGATGAGGCGACCAGCGCGCTCGATGCCGTGACCGAAGCCAGGGTCAATGCGGCGCTCGATGAAGTCATGAAGGGACGCACCACTTTCGTGATCGCCCACCGGCTTTCGACCATTCGCAATGCCACGCGCATCCTGCTGTTCGACAATGGACGCGTGATCGAAAGCGGAACCTTTGATGAACTGGTCGCGAAAGGCGGCCGCTTCGCGGAACTCGCGCGAGCCCAATTCATGGTTCAGGAGAATGCAAGCAGCGCGCGTGAACCGACGGCGGGCAGTGCGGCTGTCACGATTTAG
- a CDS encoding D-alanyl-D-alanine carboxypeptidase family protein: MQLLRPLLRKSSLNWIVVVAALAIVAPRAASAEALLLIEADSGKVLQADNATMPWYPASLSKLMTAYVTLKAVKEGRITLDTLFTVSPVAASQSPSKMGFRPGTQLTVDNALKMMLVKSANDMAVVLAEGVGGSIDGFSVMMNQAAQQLGMTQTSYVNPNGLPADGQITSARDLAILARAIIHDLPEYEYFVHIPSIRYGRKVTQNFNKLIGRYPGADGFKTGFICASGYNLVGSATRDGRRLIAVVLGASSGTMRAVRAAQLLDRGFSSNTLSWLQPSLGTVDKLVPIDASPPNLHDEMCGGKHKQPASDEDEATVAGNAGSSSTGETGATFFAAGLQPPMTKPADLMAAAPAPSEPIPVYTGPTKTGAALIATMAVDSERQAVRPKGKKTRIAAKKPDAATDAKTGAKTDAKPDAKPVRHANAKPDAVPAAATDKPAKPAKPKAAAKTPAKPATKPAPKNTSDAAGKPAG, translated from the coding sequence GTGCAATTGCTTCGCCCGTTGCTTCGCAAATCATCGTTGAACTGGATTGTCGTTGTCGCCGCGCTTGCGATCGTTGCGCCGCGTGCCGCAAGTGCCGAAGCGTTACTGCTGATCGAAGCTGACAGCGGAAAGGTTTTGCAGGCCGACAACGCGACCATGCCGTGGTATCCGGCGTCGTTGAGCAAGCTGATGACGGCCTATGTCACGCTCAAGGCGGTGAAGGAAGGGCGTATCACGCTCGATACGCTGTTTACGGTGTCGCCGGTAGCCGCCTCGCAATCGCCGTCGAAGATGGGTTTCCGGCCGGGTACGCAGCTCACCGTCGACAATGCGCTGAAGATGATGCTGGTGAAGTCGGCCAACGACATGGCCGTGGTGCTGGCCGAAGGCGTCGGAGGCTCGATCGACGGCTTTTCAGTGATGATGAATCAAGCCGCGCAACAGCTCGGCATGACGCAGACGAGCTATGTCAATCCGAATGGCTTGCCCGCGGACGGCCAGATCACCTCGGCGCGCGATCTGGCGATCCTGGCCCGCGCGATCATTCACGATTTGCCCGAGTACGAATATTTCGTCCACATTCCCTCGATCCGCTATGGCCGCAAGGTCACGCAGAATTTCAACAAGCTGATCGGACGCTATCCCGGAGCCGACGGCTTCAAGACGGGCTTCATCTGTGCGTCCGGTTACAATCTGGTGGGATCGGCCACGCGCGACGGTCGGAGGCTGATCGCGGTGGTGCTCGGCGCGTCGTCCGGCACGATGCGCGCCGTCAGAGCCGCGCAATTGCTCGATCGTGGCTTTTCCAGCAATACCTTGTCCTGGCTCCAGCCCTCACTCGGCACCGTGGACAAATTGGTGCCGATCGATGCGTCGCCGCCGAACCTGCATGATGAGATGTGCGGCGGCAAGCACAAGCAGCCGGCCAGCGATGAAGATGAGGCGACCGTTGCCGGCAATGCCGGGAGCTCGAGCACCGGCGAAACCGGCGCGACCTTCTTCGCTGCCGGGCTGCAGCCGCCGATGACGAAGCCTGCGGACCTGATGGCAGCCGCGCCCGCGCCTTCCGAACCGATCCCCGTCTACACCGGCCCCACCAAGACCGGAGCCGCCTTGATCGCCACCATGGCGGTCGATTCCGAAAGGCAGGCGGTGCGGCCGAAAGGCAAGAAAACGCGCATCGCCGCGAAGAAGCCGGACGCGGCGACAGACGCCAAAACCGGTGCCAAAACCGACGCTAAACCTGACGCCAAGCCGGTTCGGCATGCCAATGCCAAGCCGGACGCCGTCCCCGCAGCCGCGACCGATAAGCCCGCGAAGCCGGCAAAACCCAAGGCGGCGGCAAAGACGCCAGCAAAGCCGGCCACCAAGCCCGCGCCAAAGAACACCAGCGACGCCGCCGGCAAACCCGCAGGTTAA
- a CDS encoding long-chain fatty acid--CoA ligase produces MERIWLKQYPAGVPADIDATQYASLVELLEESFAKFSDRKAFICMDKSISYRDLDEMSLALAAYLQGKGLQKGARVALMMPNVLQYPISTAAVLRAGYAVVNVNPLYTPRELEHQLKDSGAEAIIVLENFATTVQKVIASTAVKHVIVGSMGDLLGLKGMIVNLVVRRVKKMVPPFSIPGAVLFNDAVTTGRGLKFNKPKITPDDVAFLQYTGGTTGVSKGATLLHRNIVANVLQNDAWLQPALRKPPHVDQLFIVCALPLYHIFALTACFLLAMRAGGVNLLIPNPRDMAGFIKELMKYQVNSFPAVNTLYNGLLHSPGFDKVDFSKLKTSFGGGMATQKAVAEAWLKTTGCPLSEGYGLSETSPTLTCNPADTDKFSGSIGLPVPSTYLSIRDDDGNEMPLGEAGEICAKGPQVMSGYWNRPDETARVMTADGYFRTGDIGVMTPDGYTKIVDRKKDMILVSGFNVYPNEVEEVIASHPGVLECAVIGVPDARSGEAVKAFVVKKDPNVTAEDIIKFCGTQLTNYKVPKQIEFRTDLPKTNVGKILRRELRDEKKAAA; encoded by the coding sequence ATGGAGCGGATCTGGCTCAAGCAATATCCGGCCGGCGTGCCCGCCGATATCGATGCGACGCAATATGCATCGCTCGTTGAACTGCTGGAAGAAAGCTTTGCGAAGTTCAGCGACCGCAAGGCCTTCATCTGCATGGACAAGTCGATCAGCTACCGCGATCTCGACGAGATGTCGCTGGCGCTTGCCGCCTATTTGCAAGGCAAGGGACTGCAAAAAGGCGCGCGCGTCGCGTTGATGATGCCAAACGTATTGCAGTATCCGATCTCGACCGCGGCTGTCCTGCGCGCCGGCTACGCGGTGGTGAACGTCAACCCGCTCTACACACCGCGCGAACTCGAACACCAGCTGAAGGATTCCGGCGCCGAGGCGATTATCGTTCTCGAGAATTTCGCCACCACGGTCCAGAAGGTGATCGCCAGCACCGCGGTGAAGCACGTCATCGTCGGCAGCATGGGCGATCTGCTCGGCCTGAAGGGCATGATCGTCAACCTGGTGGTCCGTCGCGTGAAGAAAATGGTGCCGCCGTTTTCGATTCCGGGCGCCGTCCTGTTCAATGACGCGGTTACGACCGGCCGCGGCTTGAAATTCAACAAGCCGAAGATCACACCCGACGATGTCGCCTTCCTGCAATATACCGGCGGCACCACCGGCGTCTCCAAGGGAGCGACGCTGCTTCATCGCAACATTGTCGCCAACGTGCTGCAGAACGATGCCTGGTTGCAACCGGCGCTGCGCAAGCCGCCGCATGTCGACCAGCTGTTCATCGTCTGTGCGCTGCCGCTCTATCACATCTTCGCGCTGACGGCGTGCTTCCTGCTGGCGATGCGCGCCGGCGGCGTCAACCTTCTGATTCCGAACCCGCGCGACATGGCGGGCTTCATCAAGGAGCTGATGAAATACCAGGTCAACAGTTTCCCGGCGGTCAACACGCTCTACAACGGGCTGTTGCATTCGCCAGGCTTCGACAAGGTCGACTTCTCCAAGCTGAAAACCTCGTTCGGTGGCGGTATGGCGACGCAGAAGGCCGTCGCGGAAGCGTGGCTGAAGACGACCGGTTGTCCGCTGTCGGAAGGTTACGGCCTGTCGGAGACTTCGCCGACGCTGACCTGCAACCCCGCCGATACCGACAAATTCTCCGGCTCGATTGGCCTTCCCGTCCCCTCGACCTATCTCTCGATCCGCGACGATGACGGCAACGAAATGCCGCTCGGCGAGGCCGGCGAGATCTGCGCCAAGGGCCCGCAGGTAATGTCCGGCTACTGGAACAGGCCGGACGAGACGGCGCGGGTCATGACCGCGGACGGATATTTCCGCACCGGCGATATCGGCGTGATGACGCCGGACGGCTATACCAAGATCGTCGACCGCAAGAAGGATATGATCCTGGTTTCCGGCTTCAACGTCTATCCGAACGAAGTCGAGGAAGTGATCGCCAGCCATCCCGGCGTGCTGGAATGCGCCGTGATCGGCGTTCCGGACGCGCGATCCGGCGAGGCCGTCAAGGCGTTTGTCGTCAAGAAAGATCCCAACGTCACCGCCGAGGACATCATCAAGTTCTGCGGCACGCAGCTGACCAACTACAAGGTCCCCAAGCAGATCGAGTTTCGCACCGATCTGCCGAAGACCAATGTCGGAAAAATCCTGCGCCGTGAATTGCGCGACGAAAAGAAGGCTGCGGCCTGA
- a CDS encoding DUF924 family protein — protein sequence MTDVIDNISPAEILSFWREAGPERWYRQDATFDADLRSRFAELWQKAAAGELSCWEANDDGALALVIVLDQFPRNIFRGDIRTYSSDAQAREVAGRAIARGADGRIEPALLEFLYMPFMHSEHLADQQRCVELFRKTGNTDNLKYAEDHAAIISRFGRFPHRNRLLGRSTTPQEQAFLDGGGFSG from the coding sequence ATGACCGACGTGATCGACAATATTTCGCCGGCCGAAATCCTCTCATTCTGGCGCGAGGCTGGTCCGGAGCGCTGGTACAGGCAGGACGCCACCTTCGATGCCGATCTGCGCAGCCGCTTCGCCGAACTGTGGCAGAAGGCGGCTGCCGGCGAGTTGTCCTGCTGGGAAGCCAACGACGACGGCGCGCTGGCGCTGGTCATCGTGCTCGACCAGTTTCCGCGCAATATTTTTCGCGGCGATATCAGGACCTACTCAAGCGATGCCCAGGCCCGCGAGGTCGCCGGCCGCGCCATTGCGCGCGGCGCCGATGGGCGCATTGAGCCGGCGCTACTGGAATTTCTCTATATGCCGTTCATGCATTCGGAGCATCTGGCCGACCAGCAGCGCTGCGTCGAACTATTCCGCAAAACCGGCAATACCGACAACCTGAAATATGCCGAGGACCATGCCGCCATCATCAGCCGGTTCGGCCGCTTCCCTCATCGCAATCGTCTTCTGGGGCGCTCGACGACGCCGCAAGAACAGGCCTTTCTCGACGGCGGAGGATTTTCCGGCTGA
- a CDS encoding peroxiredoxin produces MTIKVGDKLPEAKFRVMTAEGPQVKTTDDVFKGKKVALFAVPGAYTGTCHKMHLPSIFLNAYAIKGKGVDTIAIVSVNDAFVMNAWKRDTDQRDEATFLADGNAEFTKAIGMELDASGNGLGIRSKRYSMLVEDGVVKKFNLEPAPGKVEVSGGDTLLGQL; encoded by the coding sequence ATGACCATCAAAGTTGGCGACAAGCTGCCCGAAGCCAAGTTTCGCGTGATGACGGCGGAAGGTCCGCAGGTCAAAACCACAGACGACGTCTTCAAGGGCAAGAAGGTCGCCCTGTTCGCGGTACCCGGCGCCTATACCGGCACCTGTCACAAGATGCATCTGCCGAGCATTTTCCTGAACGCCTATGCCATCAAGGGCAAGGGCGTGGACACCATCGCGATCGTCTCGGTGAATGACGCCTTCGTCATGAACGCGTGGAAGCGCGACACCGACCAGCGCGATGAAGCCACTTTCCTCGCCGACGGCAATGCCGAGTTCACCAAGGCGATCGGCATGGAGCTCGACGCTTCGGGCAACGGGCTCGGTATCCGCTCCAAGCGCTACTCGATGCTGGTGGAAGACGGCGTGGTCAAGAAATTCAACCTCGAGCCCGCGCCCGGCAAGGTCGAGGTTTCCGGCGGCGACACGCTGCTTGGACAGCTCTGA
- the rnhA gene encoding ribonuclease HI, with protein MSSLPSVVIHTDGACSGNPGPGGWGAVLKFGDVEKELKGGEPHTTNNRMELMAAISALEALKKPCTVDLTTDSQYVRQGITGWIHGWKKNGWRTADKKPVKNVDLWQRLDAALKPHEVRWHWIKGHAGHDENERADQLARDGVAMARLQQVVRK; from the coding sequence GTGAGTTCGCTCCCTTCGGTCGTCATTCACACCGATGGCGCCTGCTCGGGTAATCCCGGGCCGGGAGGCTGGGGCGCGGTTCTCAAATTCGGCGATGTCGAAAAGGAATTGAAAGGCGGCGAGCCGCATACCACCAACAACCGCATGGAGCTGATGGCGGCGATCTCAGCTTTGGAGGCGCTCAAGAAGCCCTGCACCGTCGATCTCACCACCGACAGCCAATATGTGCGTCAGGGGATCACCGGCTGGATTCATGGCTGGAAGAAGAACGGCTGGCGCACGGCCGACAAGAAGCCGGTCAAGAATGTCGATCTGTGGCAGCGGCTGGACGCGGCGCTCAAACCGCACGAGGTGCGCTGGCACTGGATCAAGGGCCATGCCGGGCATGACGAGAACGAGCGCGCCGATCAGCTGGCGCGCGACGGCGTCGCGATGGCGCGATTGCAGCAAGTGGTCAGGAAGTAG
- a CDS encoding homoserine kinase → MAVYTDVAADELAEFLSHYDIGELLSYKGIAEGVENSNFLLHTTAGYFILTLYEKRVARGDLPFFLGLMTHLASHGINCPQPLKNKSGEALSALAGRPAAIINFLEGVWPRKPSAAHCAGVGQALAKMHLAGRDFSMSRANALSVSGWRPLFEQAAARADEVQHGLRAFIEAELDYLESGVWPKDLPQGVIHADLFPDNVFFIGEQLSGIIDFTFACNDTLAYDVAICLNAWCFEADCSFNVTKARAFLNAYGRERQLSDAEQHALPLLARGAALRFLLTRLVDFLNVPPGALVRPKDPLEYVRKLRFQQNVASMRDYGVAASGLVA, encoded by the coding sequence ATGGCGGTTTACACCGACGTCGCCGCCGATGAGCTTGCGGAATTTTTAAGCCATTACGACATCGGCGAATTGCTGTCCTACAAGGGCATCGCCGAGGGTGTCGAGAATTCCAACTTCCTGCTGCACACCACGGCGGGGTATTTCATCCTCACGCTGTATGAGAAGCGCGTCGCCAGGGGCGACCTGCCGTTTTTTCTCGGCCTGATGACGCACCTGGCCTCGCACGGCATCAATTGCCCGCAACCCCTGAAGAACAAAAGCGGCGAAGCGCTGAGCGCGCTGGCCGGCCGGCCGGCTGCGATCATCAATTTTCTGGAAGGCGTCTGGCCGCGCAAACCCAGCGCGGCGCACTGCGCCGGCGTCGGTCAGGCGCTCGCCAAAATGCACCTGGCGGGGCGCGATTTTTCGATGTCACGCGCCAACGCGCTGTCGGTGTCGGGCTGGCGTCCGCTGTTCGAACAGGCCGCGGCGCGTGCCGACGAAGTGCAGCATGGATTGCGCGCCTTCATCGAAGCCGAACTCGATTATCTGGAAAGCGGCGTCTGGCCTAAGGATTTGCCGCAGGGCGTGATCCACGCCGATTTGTTTCCGGACAATGTTTTCTTTATCGGCGAGCAACTGTCCGGCATCATCGATTTCACTTTTGCCTGCAACGACACGCTCGCCTATGACGTCGCGATCTGCCTGAACGCCTGGTGTTTCGAGGCCGATTGTTCGTTCAATGTCACCAAGGCGCGGGCATTTCTCAATGCCTACGGCCGCGAGCGTCAATTGTCGGACGCCGAGCAGCACGCGTTGCCGCTGCTGGCGCGGGGCGCGGCATTGCGCTTCCTGCTGACGCGTCTGGTGGATTTCCTCAACGTTCCACCGGGGGCGCTGGTGCGGCCGAAAGATCCGCTCGAATATGTCCGCAAGCTGCGCTTTCAGCAGAACGTGGCCAGCATGCGCGATTACGGCGTCGCAGCTTCGGGGCTGGTGGCGTGA
- the ispH gene encoding 4-hydroxy-3-methylbut-2-enyl diphosphate reductase: MAAKPDLKLVLCSPRGFCAGVVRAIDTVERALTIYGAPVYVRHEIVHNRYVVDSLRTKGAIFVEELAEIPDNTNAPVVFSAHGVPKSVPADAKSRNFFSLDATCPLVTKVHREAAIHFKRGREILLIGHSHHPEVVGTLGQLPPGAVTLIETAEDAATFEPKDPDNLAFVTQTTLSIDDTAGIVAILKGRFPNISGPHKEDICYATTNRQLAVKKVAPVVDALIVVGAPNSSNSQRLREVAEREGCPIAVLAQRASDLDWSRFEGIKSLGITAGASAPEVIVEEIMGAFAERYELHVETVSAAEENEFFPLPRSLRPDAAE; the protein is encoded by the coding sequence ATGGCAGCCAAACCAGACCTGAAACTCGTGCTTTGTTCCCCGCGGGGCTTTTGTGCCGGCGTGGTACGGGCGATCGACACCGTCGAACGGGCCCTTACCATCTATGGTGCCCCGGTCTATGTCCGGCACGAGATCGTCCACAACCGCTATGTCGTCGACAGCCTCAGGACCAAGGGCGCGATTTTCGTCGAGGAATTGGCTGAAATCCCTGACAATACCAACGCCCCGGTGGTGTTTTCCGCCCACGGGGTTCCCAAATCGGTGCCGGCGGACGCCAAGTCGCGCAATTTCTTCTCGCTCGATGCCACCTGTCCGCTGGTCACCAAGGTGCACCGGGAAGCCGCGATCCATTTCAAACGCGGCCGCGAAATCCTGCTGATCGGGCATTCCCATCATCCGGAGGTGGTCGGCACGCTCGGCCAGTTGCCACCCGGCGCTGTGACGCTGATCGAGACCGCGGAAGATGCCGCGACGTTTGAGCCGAAGGACCCCGACAACCTGGCCTTCGTGACCCAGACCACGCTGTCGATCGACGATACCGCCGGGATCGTCGCGATTCTGAAGGGCCGTTTTCCGAACATCTCGGGGCCGCACAAGGAAGACATCTGCTACGCCACCACCAACCGCCAGCTGGCGGTCAAGAAGGTGGCGCCCGTGGTCGACGCCCTGATCGTGGTCGGCGCGCCGAACTCGTCGAATTCGCAGCGGCTGCGCGAAGTCGCCGAACGCGAGGGCTGCCCGATTGCTGTCTTGGCTCAACGTGCCAGCGATCTCGACTGGTCGCGCTTCGAGGGCATCAAGAGCCTCGGCATCACCGCAGGCGCATCGGCGCCGGAAGTGATCGTCGAAGAGATCATGGGCGCGTTTGCCGAACGCTACGAATTGCATGTGGAGACGGTCTCGGCCGCGGAAGAGAATGAATTCTTCCCGTTGCCGCGTTCGCTGCGGCCTGATGCCGCGGAATAA